In the Triticum aestivum cultivar Chinese Spring chromosome 2B, IWGSC CS RefSeq v2.1, whole genome shotgun sequence genome, TGATGCAGTTATAATCTTGGTGATGGTTGTTAGCTTTTGTGCGAAGAGCTTTTCATGTTCCCATCTGACAATGTTGCAGTTATAACTGTGGTGGTCGTTGTGCAGCATGGAAGCTTTTGTCTGGAAATGTTTCCGAGTCCCTGAACAGAGCAGATTGTGATCAAAGTTTTGCACTTTGTGTTGCTCCAAATGGTGTGTGTAGCCTTTGATCTGTTCTTCCTGGCTCTGCTACTGTGAACCGTAATCATGCAGCAGCCGTGCAAGCGCATGCACTTGCTAATTAAGTCCGCCCATCTGCGACGGGGCAAATTcggtgttttgacccttttgcgaAAATTGAGTCAGACTTAACCCTAGTTCGAATTATTCCTAGGATCTGACATTTTTCTACCGCCGGGGTCGATGACGGCAGGCAACTTATCCACATTAGCGCAGTGTAGGTGTCTGACGACTGACGGTAGGTGAGTACAAGCATGCCCCATTATGGGCAGCCCGTGGTGTCTGACGGCTGATGGTAGGTGAGTACAAGCATACCCCATTATGGGCAGCCCGAGGTGTCGGCGACTGACGGTAGGTGAGTACAAGCATTCCCCATTATGGGCAGCCTTACGCTTTTGTCCTCACTTCGCGTAAAAGGGTTAACCCGGAGTTATTATAATTCAATGACTCGGGTATTCAAGTTGAGCTCACTCCCACACAATCAGCAGTATAATAAAGACTTGCAGCTACAATACATCAGGAATTTTGGGGATTCCTTCTATGGTTCTGTCAGGGGTAAAATGAAAGGGTTTAGGGTTTCATTAGCATCAATTCATTCTAACTGAGGCACAACAAAACATTGGATCTAACTAATCAAGACCTAAAAGGAGGAATTAAGCATGAATTACCATGAAATAAAACTAAATAGAATTATGCCTAATTAGTCATTAATCATAATCATTTAATAGAAATTGATGCAAATTAGACCAGattaataacaacaacaacaattagGACTAATTGATCACAAGTGGCACTAATAAATGTGTAATTAGGGACTTAACTTGAACATTTCGCACCAAATCGGCCAAAATTGAGATCAATCAAGGCCTAATGTTATCCAATACACATCAACCAACAACCTAGGAATTATTTTTAACCTCATTATGAAATTCGCTTCCACTGAAGCCATCTAACCAACTCAGCTTCCTGGGTACTTGTTGGCAATGACCATGAGTAATTCTGAGAGCTCCCTCGGCTTTGAGAACATGGGCATATGATCAGCTCCCTGCAGTCCCATGACCTCAGTGCCGGGGTTCCACGAGGCCATCAGCCGCTGCATCTCCGCCGGCTTCCACTCGTCGTCCTCGGCCACGACGTACACACGCCTCACCGCTCCGTACCTCGCCGGCGTCAGGACGTCCCCGTTCATCGTGTCGTCGTTTAGGAACCGCCGTGACGGCCTCACCATCGCGATTCCCAGGGTCAGATCCTGCATTGTATTGCACCATAGTACATCAGAGGAAGTACATATAAGGAGAAATTGAGGAACAAATTAAACATGCCTCAGGAGGGCTCAGCTGATACACTCTCCGCGCCATGTACTTTGGCCCGAACAGGAACGTCTTGTCCGGATTCCGGGGATCGCCGGCGCTTCCGAGCGCGCAATCCATGAAGAAATCCGGCCCTTTCCCTTGCGATAGCTACTAACAGTTTCGTAGTACAATTGTTAATGGTGGCATCCATTTGAGAAACAcaacaagctttttcggacggagggagtacctggtTGAAGGCGTAGGTCATGGGCTTCCCGGCGGCGGGCATGGTGGCCGTGACGAACACGGCCACGGAGACCTTTTCCGGGTGCCTCTCCATGGCCAGCGCGAGGCTCTGCCCGCCGAAGCTGTGGGCGACGAGGACCGCCTGCTCGCCCTCCGGCAGCGCCGCCACCGCGTCCAGCAGCGGCCGGCTGTACTCCTCGAAGGACGCCACCTCCTCGCCGCACCCGGCCATGTCCGGCGCGGTGACGcggtggccggcggcctccagggcGGTGGACACCCTGTACCAGGACCACGCGCCGTGACACACGCCGTGGATCAGgacgaagtggtggtggtggtgctgctgcttcTTGCCGCCTTCCATCCCCGATCGAGCTCACTCCATCCAAAGTGAAAGTCAGCGTGTGAAAATCAGAGGAATAATCCGAGCTCCTGATCCTTCGGTTGCCAATCCATGTGGCGGCCCTTATTAGGTTCCGCTAATTGAGAATGCTATAGAAGGCGGCAGGAATCGGTTT is a window encoding:
- the LOC123047394 gene encoding probable esterase PIR7A; translation: MEGGKKQQHHHHHFVLIHGVCHGAWSWYRVSTALEAAGHRVTAPDMAGCGEEVASFEEYSRPLLDAVAALPEGEQAVLVAHSFGGQSLALAMERHPEKVSVAVFVTATMPAAGKPMTYAFNQLSQGKGPDFFMDCALGSAGDPRNPDKTFLFGPKYMARRVYQLSPPEDLTLGIAMVRPSRRFLNDDTMNGDVLTPARYGAVRRVYVVAEDDEWKPAEMQRLMASWNPGTEVMGLQGADHMPMFSKPRELSELLMVIANKYPGS